The following coding sequences are from one Mycolicibacterium aichiense window:
- a CDS encoding ABC transporter substrate-binding protein has translation MRTTTRRLGVTLAVCAALVAACSSSNNSGGGGTTAPPKMEPLSALGDGEGQLNLIAWAGYAENGSNDPKVNWVGPFEQQTGCKVNVKIGNTSDEMVQLMRTGQYDGVSASGDATLRLIYAGDVAPVNTKLVPNYDTISAFLKDKPWNSVNGQMYGIPHGWGANLLMYNTDVVKGAPDSWGAVFPGAPEYKGKVTAYDSPIYIADAALYLSKTKPELGIKNPYSLTEDQLNAAVDLLKAQHANIGEYWSDYTKAVQAFESGTSAIGTTWQVIANMITSDNKVKIATVLPKEGSTGWSDTWMVSSKAKNPNCMYKWMDYITSPQVNAQVAEYFGEAPAQTKACEFTSDKTFCDTYHATDSAYAEKISYWTTPQKQCVDGSGDNCTAYNEWVDKWQQIKG, from the coding sequence ATGAGAACCACCACCCGCCGCCTCGGCGTCACGCTCGCCGTGTGCGCCGCACTGGTCGCCGCCTGTTCGAGTTCCAACAACTCCGGCGGCGGCGGTACCACCGCACCGCCCAAGATGGAGCCGTTGTCAGCCCTCGGCGATGGCGAGGGCCAGCTCAATCTGATCGCCTGGGCCGGTTACGCCGAGAACGGATCCAACGACCCGAAGGTCAACTGGGTAGGACCGTTCGAACAACAGACCGGCTGCAAGGTCAACGTCAAGATCGGTAACACCTCCGACGAGATGGTCCAGTTGATGCGCACCGGCCAGTACGACGGTGTTTCGGCATCGGGCGACGCCACGCTTCGGCTGATCTACGCCGGTGACGTCGCCCCGGTCAACACCAAGCTGGTACCCAACTACGACACGATCTCGGCGTTCCTCAAGGACAAGCCGTGGAACTCGGTCAACGGCCAGATGTACGGCATCCCGCACGGCTGGGGTGCCAACCTGCTGATGTACAACACGGACGTCGTCAAGGGCGCGCCGGACAGCTGGGGTGCGGTGTTCCCCGGTGCGCCCGAGTACAAGGGCAAGGTCACCGCGTATGACTCCCCCATCTACATCGCCGACGCTGCGCTGTACCTGTCCAAGACGAAACCCGAACTGGGCATCAAGAATCCGTACTCGTTGACCGAGGACCAGCTCAATGCCGCGGTGGATCTGCTCAAGGCCCAGCACGCCAACATCGGCGAGTACTGGTCGGACTACACCAAGGCGGTGCAGGCCTTCGAGTCCGGCACCTCGGCGATCGGCACCACCTGGCAGGTGATCGCGAACATGATCACGTCGGACAACAAGGTCAAGATCGCCACCGTGCTGCCCAAGGAGGGTTCGACCGGATGGTCGGATACCTGGATGGTCTCGTCGAAGGCCAAGAACCCCAATTGCATGTACAAGTGGATGGACTACATCACCTCACCCCAGGTCAACGCTCAGGTCGCCGAATACTTCGGTGAGGCCCCGGCGCAGACCAAGGCCTGCGAGTTCACCAGCGACAAGACGTTCTGCGACACCTACCACGCCACCGATTCCGCCTACGCGGAGAAGATCAGCTACTGGACGACGCCGCAGAAGCAATGCGTGGACGGCAGCGGTGACAACTGCACGGCCTACAACGAGTGGGTCGACAAGTGGCAGCAGATCAAGGGCTGA
- a CDS encoding ABC transporter ATP-binding protein, translating into MPPASSRAPQIELRGVRKVFGDVTAVEGADLTVADGELFAILGPSGSGKTTVLRMIAGFEQPTAGTVHLGGADVTALPPAKRDTNTVFQDYALFPHMTVAQNVEYGLKVKGVPKAERRERTAAALDMVRLSGHAARKPKQLSGGQQQRVALARALVGRPKVLLLDEPLGALDLKLREQMQVELKAIQREVGITFVIVTHDQDEALTLCDRLAVFNDGRIEQVGAAREVYENPANRFVADFVGTSNVVDGATAEALVGRSGTVAIRPERIAVLTPDDAVPAGMRSVTAQVAEVVYAGPITRVAVDASGVGLTATLLSAEASTELSHGATVVLAWPDSAVRSLSA; encoded by the coding sequence ATGCCGCCAGCCTCCTCTCGCGCACCGCAGATCGAGTTGCGCGGGGTGCGGAAGGTGTTCGGCGACGTGACCGCGGTCGAAGGCGCCGACCTGACCGTTGCCGATGGGGAGCTGTTCGCGATCCTCGGCCCGTCCGGTTCGGGCAAGACCACGGTGCTGCGGATGATCGCCGGCTTCGAGCAGCCGACTGCGGGCACGGTCCACCTGGGCGGCGCCGACGTCACCGCACTGCCGCCGGCCAAGCGCGACACCAATACCGTCTTCCAGGACTACGCGCTGTTCCCGCACATGACGGTCGCCCAGAACGTGGAATACGGCCTGAAGGTCAAGGGTGTGCCGAAAGCCGAACGACGCGAGCGCACGGCAGCAGCGCTGGACATGGTGCGACTGTCCGGGCACGCGGCGCGCAAGCCAAAGCAGCTGTCCGGCGGCCAGCAGCAGCGGGTCGCGCTGGCCCGCGCGCTGGTGGGCCGGCCCAAGGTGCTGCTGCTCGACGAACCGCTGGGCGCGCTGGACCTCAAGCTGCGCGAGCAGATGCAAGTGGAGCTCAAGGCGATTCAGCGCGAGGTCGGCATCACGTTCGTGATCGTCACCCACGATCAGGATGAGGCGCTCACCCTCTGTGACCGGCTCGCGGTGTTCAACGACGGCCGCATCGAACAGGTCGGGGCCGCACGCGAGGTCTACGAGAATCCGGCAAACCGGTTCGTCGCCGACTTCGTCGGCACCTCCAATGTGGTCGACGGTGCGACCGCCGAGGCGCTGGTCGGCCGGTCCGGCACCGTCGCGATCCGCCCTGAGCGCATCGCCGTGCTCACCCCGGACGACGCCGTCCCGGCCGGAATGCGCAGTGTCACAGCCCAAGTCGCCGAGGTGGTGTATGCGGGACCGATCACCCGGGTGGCCGTCGACGCATCCGGGGTCGGCCTGACCGCGACCCTGCTGTCGGCCGAGGCCTCCACCGAGCTCTCCCACGGCGCAACCGTGGTCCTGGCCTGGCCAGACAGCGCCGTCCGATCCCTGTCCGCCTAA
- a CDS encoding acyl-CoA dehydrogenase family protein, whose translation MGLDLTPTTAQHDLARRAHEFAENCIRPVAADYDKRQEFPWPVLEEAARRGFYSPLFYRDLIGDPTGLSLPMFMEELFWGCAGIGLAVVMPALALSAIGQAATPEQMLTWAPECFGTPGDLKLAALAISEPQGGSDVRNLRTRARRDGDDWIIDGHKMWIGNGGIANVHVVNAVVDEELGHRGQALFVVPGGTPGLELVRKLDKLGCRASHTAELKFNSVRVPGANLLGGQDKLEHKLAKTREAMATGGRRSGSATLGTFEQTRPMVAAQALGIARAALEYVTAYANRREAFGAPIIDNQGIAFPLADLATGIDAARLLTWRASWMAANSVPFERGEGSMAKLAASEIAVKTTERAIQTMGGWGYISDHPVEKWYRDAKLYTIFEGTSEIQRIVISSALGAADGGPPMHVELEPSGGPFNRLFGRGTPARGRLAETALAMKDRVPEPAMRMVMKVLAPPRPKR comes from the coding sequence ATGGGTCTGGACCTCACGCCGACTACGGCGCAGCACGATCTCGCTCGCCGCGCGCACGAGTTCGCCGAGAATTGCATCCGGCCGGTGGCCGCCGACTACGACAAACGCCAGGAGTTTCCCTGGCCGGTGCTCGAGGAAGCCGCCCGGCGAGGGTTCTATAGTCCGCTCTTCTACCGCGACCTGATCGGTGATCCGACCGGCCTGTCGCTGCCGATGTTCATGGAGGAGCTGTTCTGGGGTTGCGCGGGAATAGGTTTGGCCGTGGTCATGCCGGCGCTGGCGCTCTCGGCCATCGGGCAGGCCGCCACCCCCGAGCAGATGCTGACCTGGGCGCCGGAGTGCTTCGGCACCCCGGGGGATCTGAAGCTCGCGGCATTGGCGATCTCCGAACCCCAGGGTGGCAGCGATGTGCGCAACCTGCGGACCCGGGCCCGTCGTGACGGTGATGACTGGATCATCGACGGGCACAAGATGTGGATCGGCAACGGTGGCATCGCCAACGTGCACGTCGTCAACGCCGTCGTCGACGAAGAATTGGGCCATCGCGGACAGGCCTTGTTCGTAGTGCCCGGTGGTACACCGGGTTTGGAGCTCGTCCGAAAACTCGACAAGCTCGGCTGCCGGGCGTCGCACACCGCGGAGCTCAAGTTCAACAGTGTGCGGGTGCCGGGGGCGAACCTGCTGGGCGGCCAGGACAAGCTCGAGCACAAACTGGCGAAGACCCGCGAAGCCATGGCCACCGGCGGGCGGCGCTCCGGTTCGGCCACGCTCGGCACATTCGAGCAGACCCGCCCGATGGTCGCGGCCCAGGCGCTCGGAATCGCCCGCGCCGCACTGGAATACGTGACCGCCTACGCGAACCGCCGCGAGGCGTTCGGCGCTCCCATCATCGACAACCAGGGCATTGCCTTCCCGCTGGCCGACCTCGCCACCGGCATCGACGCCGCCCGGCTGTTGACCTGGCGCGCGTCCTGGATGGCTGCCAACAGTGTGCCGTTCGAGCGCGGTGAAGGCTCGATGGCGAAACTGGCCGCCAGTGAGATCGCCGTCAAGACCACCGAGCGGGCCATTCAGACCATGGGCGGCTGGGGCTACATCAGCGACCATCCGGTGGAGAAGTGGTACCGGGACGCCAAGCTGTACACCATCTTCGAGGGCACCAGCGAGATCCAGCGGATCGTGATCTCCTCGGCGCTCGGCGCCGCCGATGGTGGTCCGCCGATGCACGTCGAGCTGGAACCGTCGGGCGGTCCGTTCAACCGGCTGTTCGGTCGCGGCACCCCGGCGCGCGGTCGTCTCGCCGAGACCGCACTCGCCATGAAGGACCGCGTTCCCGAGCCGGCGATGCGCATGGTCATGAAAGTTCTCGCGCCGCCGAGGCCGAAACGCTGA
- a CDS encoding ABC transporter permease — translation MLSPTVRRVVRIWTLFVLVFLYAPLLLVVLNAFNSSKTFAFPPSGFTLRWWADAWASDGMWHSLANSVVVGLCATALALVLGSMAAFAVQRYEFFGRQTISFLVVLPITLPGIVTGIALNATFTSALGMTLGLATVIVGHATFCIVIVFNNTQARLRRLGTGLEDASADLGASGWQTFRYVTFPMMRGALVAGAILAFALSFDEIVVTTFTAGPTVQTLPIWIFGNLFRPNQAPVINVVAATLTLLAIIPVWLAQRFGGDPASTRV, via the coding sequence ATGCTGTCACCGACCGTGCGCAGGGTGGTTCGGATCTGGACGCTGTTCGTGCTTGTCTTCTTGTACGCTCCCCTGCTCCTTGTGGTCCTCAACGCGTTCAACTCGTCGAAGACGTTCGCTTTCCCACCAAGCGGTTTCACGCTGCGATGGTGGGCCGACGCGTGGGCCAGCGACGGCATGTGGCATTCCCTGGCCAACTCGGTGGTGGTGGGCCTGTGCGCGACGGCGCTCGCGCTGGTGCTGGGCAGCATGGCCGCGTTCGCCGTGCAGCGCTACGAGTTCTTCGGGCGACAGACCATCAGCTTCCTGGTCGTGCTGCCGATCACGCTGCCCGGGATCGTCACCGGTATCGCACTGAACGCGACGTTCACCTCGGCGCTGGGGATGACGCTGGGATTGGCGACGGTGATCGTCGGCCACGCAACGTTCTGCATCGTGATCGTGTTCAACAACACCCAAGCCCGGCTGCGCCGGCTCGGCACAGGTCTGGAGGACGCATCCGCCGACCTCGGCGCCTCGGGCTGGCAGACGTTTCGCTATGTCACGTTCCCGATGATGCGCGGCGCGCTGGTCGCGGGCGCGATCCTGGCCTTCGCGCTCAGTTTCGACGAGATCGTGGTGACCACGTTCACTGCGGGCCCCACGGTGCAGACGTTGCCGATCTGGATCTTCGGCAACCTGTTCCGGCCCAACCAGGCTCCGGTGATCAACGTCGTCGCCGCGACGCTGACCCTGCTCGCGATCATTCCGGTGTGGCTGGCGCAACGCTTCGGCGGTGACCCCGCCTCAACCCGGGTATAG
- a CDS encoding MFS transporter, whose protein sequence is MRAWIVWSTGTLAYIVAVLDRTTMGVSGLDAAKRFSASPGVLSTFVVLQVIVYASAQIPAGLLLDRFGSKKMILTGATLMVAGQLVLAMTVSLPTAIAARAVVGLGDAFTFISVLRLVPHWFTPRQIPLVTQLTGISGQLGQVLSAVPFLSLLIGSGWTRAYLAVAAFGVLSLVLTLALVKNTPPGVTAHDPVISVRETLASVKTIWMRPGTRLGFFTHMGTQFSVTVFALMWGVPYLTVAQNLSRGEAGTLLTISVVAAIVFGVLIGIITGRHPHRRSWIVLGIVISNALIWTVVLALPHAAPHWLLVVLIVVISFGGPGSMVGFDFARTFNPRSTLGTAQGAVNMGGFLASLLVMQAMGVIIGAAGGYSFESFRLAWCVQYVVWAFAIAGILITRRKARRTIGEIEESRYLLEFFSDSEPTPATPRRDR, encoded by the coding sequence GTGCGGGCCTGGATTGTGTGGTCGACAGGAACGTTGGCCTACATTGTGGCCGTCCTGGACCGAACCACGATGGGAGTCTCCGGGCTGGATGCCGCCAAGCGATTCTCGGCGAGCCCAGGCGTGCTGTCGACGTTCGTCGTGCTGCAGGTGATCGTCTATGCGTCCGCACAGATACCGGCCGGCCTGCTGCTGGACCGCTTCGGGTCCAAGAAGATGATTCTGACCGGTGCGACGCTGATGGTGGCAGGCCAGCTGGTGCTGGCAATGACGGTGTCGCTGCCCACGGCGATCGCCGCCCGCGCAGTCGTGGGGCTCGGCGACGCATTCACGTTCATCTCGGTCCTGCGGCTGGTACCGCACTGGTTCACCCCGCGCCAGATCCCGCTGGTGACCCAGCTGACCGGCATCTCAGGCCAACTGGGACAGGTGCTTTCGGCGGTGCCGTTCCTGTCGCTACTCATCGGGTCGGGGTGGACCCGGGCCTATTTGGCCGTCGCGGCGTTCGGTGTGCTGTCTCTGGTTCTGACCCTGGCCCTGGTGAAGAACACACCGCCTGGCGTCACCGCCCACGACCCGGTGATCAGCGTGCGCGAGACGCTGGCCAGCGTGAAGACAATCTGGATGCGCCCGGGCACCCGGTTGGGATTTTTCACCCACATGGGCACCCAGTTCTCGGTCACCGTCTTCGCCCTGATGTGGGGCGTTCCGTATCTGACGGTGGCGCAAAATCTTTCGCGCGGTGAGGCGGGAACACTGCTGACCATCTCGGTAGTCGCGGCGATTGTCTTCGGGGTGCTCATCGGGATCATCACCGGCCGGCACCCGCACCGGCGGTCGTGGATCGTGCTGGGCATCGTCATCAGCAATGCGCTCATCTGGACGGTCGTACTCGCCCTGCCCCACGCCGCGCCGCACTGGCTTCTGGTCGTCCTGATCGTGGTGATCTCGTTCGGCGGCCCGGGGTCCATGGTCGGCTTCGATTTCGCCCGCACCTTCAATCCGCGCTCGACGCTGGGCACCGCGCAGGGCGCCGTGAACATGGGCGGTTTTCTGGCCTCGCTGCTGGTCATGCAGGCGATGGGGGTGATCATCGGTGCGGCAGGCGGCTACTCGTTCGAATCGTTCCGGCTGGCCTGGTGCGTCCAATACGTCGTGTGGGCCTTTGCGATCGCCGGCATCCTGATCACCCGCAGGAAAGCCAGGCGCACGATCGGCGAGATCGAGGAGAGCCGGTACCTTCTGGAGTTCTTCAGTGACTCCGAGCCGACGCCGGCCACTCCTCGTCGGGACCGCTGA
- a CDS encoding ChaB family protein, giving the protein MPKTTKRGDAKKGELPSTLKKSDAKAQRTFAKAHDAAAEEYGEGERAHRVAYSALKHSYEKVGDHWEAKSSKGPSDSRAESGGPNPKGTSAEGVDANASKKHLLDVARRLDISGRSSMNKAELVDAIMKANRRESSRNR; this is encoded by the coding sequence ATGCCCAAGACAACCAAGCGCGGCGACGCCAAGAAGGGCGAGTTGCCCAGCACTCTGAAGAAATCCGACGCAAAGGCGCAGCGCACGTTCGCCAAGGCGCACGACGCGGCTGCCGAGGAGTACGGCGAGGGCGAGCGGGCCCACCGAGTGGCCTACAGCGCTCTCAAGCACAGCTACGAAAAAGTCGGCGACCACTGGGAGGCCAAGAGCTCCAAGGGACCCTCGGATTCCCGGGCAGAAAGCGGTGGTCCGAATCCCAAAGGCACGAGCGCCGAAGGGGTGGACGCCAACGCGAGCAAGAAGCATCTGCTCGATGTCGCGAGACGACTCGACATCAGCGGACGTTCATCGATGAACAAGGCCGAATTGGTCGACGCGATCATGAAGGCCAATCGCCGCGAGAGCAGCCGCAACCGCTGA
- a CDS encoding ABC transporter permease has product MAADQGLSHGVSRRLRLAFLLVPPLAWLVVAYLGSLGVLLLSAFWSTDTFTGAVVRSYTSDNIVRVLTDAVFRTATLRTVGIALSVTAICIVLAVPLGLYMAKVASPRVRLALVVAVTTPLWASYLVKAYAWRMLLSPEGPLHWVAGYTPGYGLIATVLTLAYLWLPYMVIPVFAAFERVPDPLIDASSDLGASDLTTLRTIVAPLVFPGIAAGSIFTFSLSMGDYIAVTIVGGKTQMLGNIIYGQLVTANNQPLAAALSLIPLAAIVLYLLAMRRTGALENV; this is encoded by the coding sequence GTGGCAGCAGATCAAGGGCTGAGCCACGGGGTGAGCCGGCGCCTTCGCCTCGCCTTCCTTCTCGTTCCGCCACTGGCCTGGCTGGTGGTGGCCTACCTGGGATCGCTTGGTGTACTGCTGCTTTCAGCCTTCTGGAGCACCGACACCTTCACCGGTGCGGTGGTGCGCTCCTATACCAGTGACAACATCGTGCGGGTCCTCACCGACGCGGTGTTCCGCACAGCCACCCTGCGCACCGTCGGAATTGCGTTGAGCGTCACCGCGATCTGCATCGTGTTGGCCGTACCGCTCGGTCTGTACATGGCCAAGGTCGCCTCACCGCGCGTGCGGCTGGCCCTGGTGGTCGCTGTCACCACGCCGTTGTGGGCAAGCTATCTGGTCAAGGCCTACGCCTGGCGGATGTTGCTGTCCCCGGAGGGCCCGCTGCACTGGGTGGCCGGCTACACACCGGGCTACGGGCTGATCGCCACGGTGCTCACGCTGGCCTACCTCTGGTTGCCCTACATGGTGATCCCGGTGTTCGCGGCGTTCGAGCGGGTGCCCGACCCACTGATCGACGCGAGCTCCGACCTGGGCGCATCGGATCTCACCACATTGCGAACCATCGTGGCGCCGTTGGTGTTTCCCGGCATCGCGGCCGGTTCGATCTTCACGTTCTCGCTGTCGATGGGCGACTACATCGCGGTGACGATCGTCGGCGGCAAAACCCAGATGCTGGGCAACATCATCTACGGGCAACTGGTGACCGCCAACAACCAGCCGCTGGCGGCCGCACTGTCGCTCATCCCGCTGGCCGCGATCGTGCTCTACCTGCTCGCGATGCGGCGCACCGGCGCATTGGAGAACGTCTGA